One Fundulus heteroclitus isolate FHET01 chromosome 1, MU-UCD_Fhet_4.1, whole genome shotgun sequence genomic window carries:
- the trim101 gene encoding tripartite motif containing 101, protein MSLSADLSCLQSSQGAEREAALASLEKQLMCPICMEIFNKPVVILPCQHNLCRKCANELYQPSLFHARTTMLVNSGRFRCPTCRHDVVLDRHGVYGLQRNLLVENIIDVYKQELNQIPSPLPPPPPPPAEATCSDHEGEKLNIYCLTCQLPTCSLCKVFGAHQSCRVAPLTDVHQQQKDELSEGIASLVGFRDRLQALIGGIEEACRAVEENYKTQKQSVCDKFSSMFSILEDRRKVMTQRISSEEDETINHNQMLMRCCGDSMEANRKLLASAESSMEELDMAAFVQASKELISKVIAAGSSGPSETIKPGYENLRLYRFDFSRQEEMLRSVDFDKVVEDSSEEPQVVPEPEEPEGPSIQNTEPEQYQETLVQDLQTVEKPAEEPVLAPISPPEEPPQPDELEADPPPPAPEPASGSSGSAGEHPQPDTPEPGVGDVGAGLVKVEWVEARSVTEAPLPEKEESIRKEQEGMSTQQVVTLIFYLLALLVILQRFWSYIGCFIHL, encoded by the exons ATGTCTCTGTCAGCGGACCTGAGCTGCCTCCAGAGCAGCCAGGGAGCAGAGCGTGAGGCGGCGCTGGCATCGCTggagaagcagctgatgtgccCCATCTGCATGGAGATCTTCAACAAGCCCGTGGTCATCCTGCCGTGCCAGCACAACCTGTGCAGGAAGTGTGCTAACGAGCTCTATCAG CCATCTCTGTTCCACGCCCGAACCACCATGCTGGTGAACAGCGGCCGTTTCCGGTGTCCGACCTGCAGACACGACGTGGTGCTGGACCGCCACGGCGTCTACGGCCTGCAGAGAAACCTGCTGGTGGAGAACATCATCGACGTCTACAAACAGGAACTCAACCAGATCCCCAG CCCccttccacctcctcctcctcctcccgctGAGGCGACTTGTTCGGACCATGAGGGTGAAAAGCTGAACATCTACTGCCTCACCTGCCAGCTTCCGACCTGCTCGCTCTGCAAAGTCTTCGGGGCTCACCAGTCCTGCCGGGTGGCTCCGCTGACGGACGTCCACCAGCAGCAGAAG GACGAGCTGAGTGAAGGCATCGCTTCCCTGGTTGGGTTCAGGGACCGGCTGCAGGCCCTCATCGGCGGGATAGAAGAGGCCTGTAGAGCTGTGGAG GAGAACTACAAGACCCAGAAACAGAGCGTGTGTGACAAGTTCAGCAGCATGTTCTCCATCCTGGAGGACAGACGCAAG GTCATGACGCAACGAATTAGCTCCGAGGAAGACGAGACCATAAACCACAACCAGATGCTGATGCGCTGCTGTGGCGACAGCATGGAGGCCAACAGGAAGCTGCTGGCGAGCGCAGAGAGCAGCATGGAGGAGCTGGATATGGCTGCATTTGTCCAG GCTTCAAAAGAACTGATTTCAAA AGTGATTGCAGCCGGCAGCTCTGGTCCATCAGAGACAATTAAACCGGGTTATGAAAACCTGAGGCTCTACAGGTTTGATTTTAGCCGGCAAGAAGAAATGCTGAGGAGCGTAGACTTTGACAAAG TTGTAGAAGACAGTTCTGAAGAACCACAAGTTGTTCCAGAGCCAGAAGAACCTGAAGGACCCTCGATCCAgaacacagaaccagaacaataTCAAGAAACTTTAGTCCAGGACCTGCAGACGGTGGAAAAACCAGCTGAAGAGCCGGTTCTAGCGCCCATATCTCCGCCAGAAGAGCCACCGCAGCCTGATGAACTGGAAGCTGACccacctcctccagctcctgaaCCGGCGAGCGGTTCTTCAGGGTCTGCTGGAGAACATCCACAGCCGGACACGCCTGAGCCCGGTGTGGGTGATGTGGGAGCAGGCCTGGTTAAGGTGGAGTGGGTGGAGGCTCGAAGCGTGACGGAGGCGCCACTTCCTGAGAAAGAGGAAAGCATCAGGAAGGAGCAGGAGGGGATGAGCACCCAGCAG GTTGTCACACTGATCTTCTACCTGCTGGCCTTGCTGGTCATCCTGCAGAGGTTCTGGTCCTATATCGGCTGTTTCATCCACTTATGA